A genomic stretch from Apis cerana isolate GH-2021 linkage group LG9, AcerK_1.0, whole genome shotgun sequence includes:
- the LOC108000916 gene encoding apolipoprotein D — MQPGTKRARFCSTIIALLFLIGYNVDATWKRREDKTKCPKVKGIRNFDISEFLGSWYIVQYYASSEEALAYRCMRAELSISPESTEVTMNFTYSFTDDPINEQLVGNITWKIPSPELPAHWVHAEYPYEGVYNTYVLDSDYKSWALLMHCAEQSKTPRYLSSFIMSREPSLGTNVISYLREKLPRYDIDLEYMFPMDQNQCNKTEISEMDMLIPPSVIARRNNAARKHPLKRKHRRV, encoded by the exons ATGCAGCCCGGAACGAAGCGTGCGAGATTCTGTTCCACGATAATAGCGCTACTGTTCCTCATAGGCTATAACGTGGACGCTACGTGGAAGAGGCGGGAGGACAAGACCAAGTGTCCTAAAGTAAAGGGAATCAGAAATTTTGACATATCCGAG TTCCTCGGGTCGTGGTATATAGTGCAGTACTATGCAAGCTCCGAGGAGGCCCTCGCTTACAGATGCATGCGAGCCGAATTGTCGATTTCCCCGGAAAGCACCGAGGTTACAATGAATTTCACTTATAGCTTCACAGACGATCCTATCAATGAGCAACTCGTTGGCAATATCACCTGGAAGATACCATCCCCTGAACTGCCTGCACATTGGGTGCACGCTGAGTATCCGT ATGAAGGAGTGTACAATACGTATGTACTAGATTCGGATTATAAATCTTGGGCATTGTTGATGCATTGTGCGGAACAAAGCAAAACTCCTCGATACTTATCGAGCTTCATCATGAGCCGAGAGCCGAGTCTTGGAACTAACGTTATTTCTTATCTACGCGAGAAGTTGCCCAG atatGACATCGATCTGGAGTACATGTTCCCCATGGATCAGAATCAGTGTAACAAAACAGAAATTTCCGAAATGGATATGTTGATTCCACCATCAGTAATAGCCAGAAGAAACAATGCTGCACGGAAACACCCTCTGAAACGGAAGCATCGacgtgtttaa
- the LOC108000917 gene encoding paramyosin translates to MMSDSDDTDVLLLIPPDLFLVPSSSESDVSSDRMKTNYSSKKTGVISELVEHMQSLESRIFAIESKDTSLDVTFLNNSLDSQIENNSIAKFRQTLPKTKLSVSENCSLQNTPIKPRQSLSVPSTPNGNSLPNHINFCQNDINLGNHFFVSTATNVTNANKHDENKHGTLISQSSVVVSSACNVGFPHVNVTSSGGKTYSHPVNCRNTDNIYVKPSVNQLRSIPSTSTLPSTTEQPQSSSKTNIPEMELSEVDELLQEMEATELELSKRINRVSMHHCLKEQNNVLTNDSNDNFKKGYSNIYKNSVNRRLEFKSQDSNESHDVLSVKSNKKSEIFADISLPYCDSFHINETDKMISEFKTWEQSQVSKIGEVEHTDTNLSSIDKSIAKANDVQNKEITQQIPLSIDNVNNMNSMNLHNTEICNVHKKIDTSLHDESTQCNTATSTKSTEYNVLHLPEPYKSLQQQNGNLEHIKQTCDVTNKLVKNIAHASTNTDFLSRRTLANPRLLSLSDFWENNGNKTQEEIHRIKLEEEKFRREHCEHLIQELQKRLLEQQEKVAVALRVDNEKNELIAQFHNAWSKLKQRVHILENEYSALQTNFKNVTEKHQLEISEFQLQIKRCEGELSKALDLAAGYKEKNDIAMKEKVELLKNHADELENYKSFVQEAENRYEKLKMEYDKLIEKNQQSEETLKTLQQELGKERLKGGEVRNEMDVIHKALDTCEAELIVLRQEKENLQLKVREENGRNSILEQKNAALLSTLDDVKKAEKLARDETRFLAEQKEKIRCELQEIYQKQVDEVVKVKLQEFQTQLDVAESEFLEELKTRQQVIAECAARKIKDIIDKHKLEINLLEEKHKEEKRLCELQLAEALQKSSFLESQLNSQRATKSQLAEQLHSVMQNQWQQALQIISGGNMENLTPLQKIHAEKLFELRSPKKSESMPNCYTKITQEPIKLTSHVSDMRKFCDQNECMNTSIDETPLSSRKESKDDLRKYVKMIAEMQKANEEFSKITGSISSPSLTCREVPRKHYLRKECDIRDENHIEWQSVSKETSEFIPISQKISIKGEQQKVKPPWK, encoded by the exons ATGATGAGTGATTCTGATGATACAGATGTTTTGCTCTTAATTCCACCTGACCTATTCCTTGTACCGTCATCTTCAGAATCTGATGTTAGTTCTGATCgaatgaaaacaaattatagTAGTAAAAAAACTGGAGTAATATCAGAACTTGTGGAGCATATGCAATCATTAGAAAGCAGAATTTTTGCTATTGAATCCAAAGACACTAGTTTAGATGTtacttttctaaataattcattggattcacaaattgaaaataattcaattgccAAATTTAGGCAGACATTACCTAAAACTAAACTTTCTGTAAGTGAGAACTGTAGCTTACAAAACACACCTATAAAACCTCGTCAATCCTTATCTGTTCCATCAACCCCTAATGGTAATTCATTGCCAaaccatattaatttttgtcaaaatgatataaacttgggcaatcatttttttgtgTCTACGGCTACTAACGTAACTAATGCTAATAAACATGATGAAAATAAGCATGGTACTTTAATATCCCAATCCTCTGTGGTGGTTTCTTCTGCTTGCAATGTGGGTTTTCCGCATGTTAATGTTACATCTTCTGGAGGGAAAACTTATTCTCATCCAGTTAATTGTAGAAATacagataatatatatgttaagcCTTCTGTCAATCAATTGCGTTCAATACCATCTACCTCAACTTTACCTAGCACAACAGAACAACCACAGTCAAGTTCTAAAACTAACATACCAGAAATGGAACTCTCTGAAGTTGATGAATTACTTCAAGAGATGGAGGCTACTGAATTAGAATTGTCAAAAAGGATAAACAGGGTTTCTATGCACCATTGTCTTAAGGaacaaaataatgtattaactAATGATAGTAatgacaattttaaaaaaggatatagcaatatatataaaaattctgtaaatCGACGATTGGAATTTAAATCACAAGATTCAAATGAATCTCATGATGTTTTATCagtaaaatctaataaaaaatctgaaatcttTGCCGATATATCCTTACCATACTGTGATTCATTCCATATAAATGAGACTGATAAAATGATCTCAGAATTTAAAACATGGGAGCAAAGTCAAGTTTCAAAGATTGGAGAAGTAGAGCACACAGATACAAATTTAAGCAGTATTGATAAATCAATTGCAAAAGCAAATGAtgtacaaaataaagaaattactcAACAAATCCCTTTAAGTAtagataatgtaaataatatgaattcaaTGAATCTGCATAATACAGAAATATGTAATGTGCATAAAAAGATAGATACTTCATTGCATGATGAATCAACACAATGCAATACTGCAACATCAACAAAAAGTACAGAATATAATGTATTGCATTTGCCAGAACCTTACAAAAGTTTACAACaacaaaatggaaatttaGAACATATAAAACAAACATGTGATGTGACAAACaaacttgttaaaaatattgctcATGCCTCAACAAATACAGATTTTTTATCaag AAGAACATTAGCAAATCCCAGACTTTTGTCACTATCAGATTTTTGGGAAAATAATGGTAACAAAACACAAGAAGAAATACATAGAATCAagttagaagaagaaaaatttcgacgaGAG cattGTGAACATTTAATTCAAGAACTCCAAAAACGATTGTTAGAGCAACAAGAGAAAGTTGCAGTAGCGCTTAGAgtagataatgaaaaaaatgagttAATAGCACAATTTCATAATGCATGGTCTAAATTAAAGCAAAGAGTgcatatattagaaaatgaatACAGTGCTTTAcagacaaattttaaaaatgtaacggAAAAACATCAATTAGAGATTTCtgaatttcaattacaaatcAAACGATGTGAAGGCGAATTATCAAAAGCTTTAGATCTTGCAGCTggatataaggaaaaaaatgatattgcaatgaaagaaaaagtagaattattaaaaaatcatgccgacgaattggaaaattataaatcatttgtaCAAGAAGCGGAAAatagatatgaaaaattgaaaatggaatatgataaattaatagaaaaaaatcaacaatctgAAGAAACATTAAAGACTCTTCAACAAGAATTAGGAAAGGAACGATTAAAAGGTGGAGAAGTTAGAAATGAAATGGATGTTATTCATAAAGCATTAGATACTTGTGAAGCTGAATTGATTGTACTtagacaagaaaaagaaaacttacAATTGAAAGtaagagaagaaaatggtagaaattcaattttagaacAAAAAAATGCGGCGTTACTTTCAACTCTTGATGATGTCAAAAAAGCTGag aaattagcTAGGGACGAAACAAGATTTCTTGCagagcaaaaagaaaaaattagatgtgaattacaagaaatttatcaaaaacaaGTTGATGAAGTAGTAAAAGTTAAATTGCAAGAGTTTCAAACTCAACTTGATGTTGCTGAATCAGAATTTCTTGAGGAATTAAAAACTAGACAACAAGTTATTGCTGAATGTGCagctagaaaaattaaagatattatagataa gcataaattagaaataaatttattggaagaaaaacataaagaagaaaaaagactaTGTGAGCTTCAATTAGCAGAAGCGTTACAGAAGTCGTCGTTCTTAGAATCGCAACTTAATTCTCAACGTGCTACTAAATCTCAGCTTGCAGAACAGCTTCACTCAGTAATGCAAAATCAATGGCAACAAgctttacaaattatatcag gtggaaatatggaaaatttgaCACCACTTCAAAAAATTCAtgctgaaaaattattcgaattaagaAGTCCAAAAAAGTCTGAATCGATGCCAAATTGTTATACAAAGATTACTCAAGAACCAATAAAATTAACTTCGCACGTATCAGATATGAGAAAGTTTTGTGATCAAAATGAATGTATGAATACATCAATTGATGAAACTCCATTAAGTAGTAGAAAAGAATCAAAAGATGATCTCCGAAAATATGTGAAAATG attgcTGAAATGCAGAAAGCCaacgaagaattttcaaaaattacggGAAGTATTTCTAGTCCATCTTTAACATGTAGAGAAGTACCAAGAAAACATTATTTGAGAAAGGAATGTGATATTAGAGATGAAAATCATATTGAATGGCAATCTGTATCAAAA gaAACTAGTGAATTCATTCCAATTTCACAAAAGATATCCATAAAAGGAGAGCAACAAAAAGTTAAACCTCCATGGAAATGA